Proteins encoded within one genomic window of Panacibacter microcysteis:
- a CDS encoding glycosyltransferase family 2 protein, with protein MDELSMSISLIICTYNRDRYLPEALESIRLQTAEPGSFQLVIVDNKSTDNTHKIAQTFIRNNPHLNVKYVLETNKGLSFARNRGAAEADAPVLCYIDDDALLSPAFVSEMTLFFNNHPAAAGAGGKVIPKYEDGIEPAWMNKYLNGFVGRVDHGTKITRFTKKMKYPAGCNMTYKKDIILKAGGFNNNLTFRSDDKYIFYKIKELSDEIYYLPDAYVHHYIDSYRLAFDNFRKLFLKTGNEEKIRVRTTKGMIGVAVKALEFLFKFGASVLIWLLFMLKGQSIKGKYVFLSQWFTLKGFFKNNVFVR; from the coding sequence ATGGATGAATTGAGCATGTCTATCTCTCTCATCATTTGCACTTACAACCGAGACCGGTATCTTCCCGAAGCACTGGAAAGTATTCGCCTGCAAACGGCAGAACCAGGTAGTTTCCAACTCGTTATTGTTGACAATAAAAGTACCGACAATACCCATAAAATTGCGCAAACTTTCATTCGCAACAACCCTCATCTGAATGTAAAATACGTGCTGGAAACGAATAAAGGACTCTCCTTTGCACGTAACCGTGGCGCTGCAGAAGCAGATGCACCTGTACTATGCTACATTGATGATGACGCACTGCTATCCCCGGCGTTTGTAAGTGAGATGACCCTTTTTTTCAATAACCATCCTGCCGCTGCCGGGGCTGGCGGAAAAGTTATTCCGAAATATGAAGATGGCATAGAACCAGCCTGGATGAATAAATACCTCAATGGTTTTGTAGGGCGTGTAGATCATGGAACAAAGATTACCAGGTTCACTAAAAAAATGAAATACCCTGCAGGTTGTAACATGACTTACAAAAAAGACATCATATTAAAAGCCGGGGGCTTCAATAACAACCTCACTTTCCGCAGCGATGACAAGTATATATTCTATAAAATAAAGGAATTATCAGATGAGATTTACTATTTGCCAGACGCTTATGTTCATCACTACATAGACAGCTACAGGCTTGCATTTGATAATTTTAGAAAACTCTTTCTCAAAACAGGTAATGAAGAAAAAATAAGGGTGCGCACTACAAAAGGTATGATTGGCGTTGCAGTAAAAGCACTGGAGTTCCTGTTCAAATTTGGCGCATCGGTTTTAATATGGTTACTGTTTATGCTCAAAGGCCAAAGCATAAAAGGAAAATATGTTTTTTTATCCCAATGGTTTACACTAAAAGGCTTTTTTAAGAACAACGTATTTGTAAGGTAA
- a CDS encoding T9SS type B sorting domain-containing protein, whose product MICIALALPVFGLKAQTCGSTWLNVTNYNGGVTIGDLDITGDKITIEAKFNRSIPYTRGRLYAGDLVSKHTDPINTNYLLRPNSAEITTENGYFVTPPVCEIEINKTYHVALVYDGTTLKFYRNGFLMSRVSASGALVQNNLLTTIGDLAYLPGYAQESLVGYIDEVKIWGVARSQSQIRAYMNQALPNPSAQAGLLAYYTFNDLKNKQGNTLWDARIFGNANLQSTNPTCATYASDSCSFVVTVPNSVEADFSVPDSVCINEPININNLTKGGTNFYWNFCVADINQTPVGENLGNLGGELSQPVFMDFAKDDNGDYYGFSINHIPGQLIRYRFGNSLLNTPVVENLGNYNGDIPNQAEGVQIVQANGKWYIVVVGGGNGLPNSSPRVVVIDFGSSMGSVSQISHNWGNLGLLDQPIDLHVFNEGNNWYGFTVNALNNTITRFDFSNNFDVAPTAINLGDFGLLNYPDGIYAVNDNNFWRVFITNGLGNTITRLDFGSSLLNTPVPVDLGNPGNTLITPRDMLVVKFCDSYTGFIVNANTDEIIKLDFGSGFDQIPTAKSLGNIANFDKPHSLSKLFRVNQDIYSFITNADNNAITRLKFSGCTNSNTPNSADSLPPPVTYNAPGIYNINLMVDEGLPTQTSLCKSITVVPSPAKSPIFDTAFCSSDSIVLSTTFPAPYTWNTAVQNDSITIKQAGIYWVETNYYGCVVRDSINVINAVSPAVNLGADTAICRLDSLLINAGNAGASFLWNTGSASQSILADSAGTYIVHVKNSGGCTSSDTLVLANHAAIALKVTSDTTLCTGSSLMLQANGNNVQTYAWLPDNTLTDISISNPVASPNDTTRYYVSATDIYGCIESDSVLINVAALPSVAAMADTGICAGSSIILANSATQGVKYLWSPSGGLSSGVDPSPIATPAANTTYTVTVTTGAGCTATDSVVIAVNPLPAVTASTSDTLICVGSTAVVSAISPGVVSYNWFPPSDLANPISPVTVASPKTNTNYVVEVTDNNGCKIKDSVQVSVKPLPVFAVTPSTSGVCKGESVTLTASGGDEYAWSPTAGLTVFDKPVVVATPEVSTKYQAIITDNICNMADTLFAVVNITSLSNITVTKSNDIDCIIGTTNLRATGGLVYNWSPGTYLSDSTIATPVAAPLQTTTYHVKVSNTLGCTGSDSVTVNVYKGRVENGYKMPGAFTPNGDGNNDCFNVRKWGTLTGLDFSVYDRWGKLIFHTNNASDCWDGTYKGQLQPPGAYVYQVRAQALCGTVYRKGTVVLIR is encoded by the coding sequence GTGATATGTATTGCTCTTGCATTGCCCGTTTTTGGTTTAAAAGCACAAACCTGTGGGAGTACGTGGCTTAATGTTACAAACTATAATGGAGGTGTAACAATTGGTGACCTGGATATTACCGGGGATAAGATAACAATCGAGGCGAAATTCAACAGGAGCATTCCTTACACCCGCGGTAGACTATATGCCGGGGATTTGGTGTCAAAGCATACAGACCCGATAAACACTAACTACTTGTTACGACCGAACTCTGCTGAAATAACCACAGAGAATGGATATTTTGTAACACCGCCGGTTTGCGAAATTGAAATCAACAAAACTTATCATGTTGCATTAGTTTACGATGGCACAACACTAAAATTTTACAGGAATGGTTTTTTAATGAGCCGGGTATCGGCTTCTGGAGCATTAGTTCAAAACAATCTTTTAACCACTATCGGAGACCTGGCTTACCTGCCAGGGTATGCCCAGGAAAGTTTGGTTGGGTATATTGATGAGGTGAAAATATGGGGTGTAGCCAGATCGCAAAGTCAAATCAGAGCTTACATGAACCAGGCGCTGCCGAATCCTTCTGCTCAGGCGGGTTTGTTAGCATATTATACATTTAATGATCTGAAAAATAAGCAGGGCAATACGTTGTGGGATGCCAGGATTTTCGGGAATGCTAATCTCCAATCAACAAACCCTACATGCGCCACGTATGCATCAGACTCATGCAGTTTTGTGGTAACTGTACCTAACTCGGTAGAAGCAGATTTTTCGGTTCCTGATTCTGTGTGTATCAATGAACCAATTAACATCAATAACCTTACGAAAGGTGGCACTAATTTTTACTGGAATTTTTGTGTGGCAGATATTAATCAAACCCCTGTTGGTGAGAATCTTGGTAATTTGGGTGGTGAGTTAAGCCAACCCGTATTTATGGATTTTGCTAAGGATGATAATGGGGATTATTACGGATTTAGTATCAATCATATTCCGGGACAATTAATCAGGTACAGATTCGGTAACAGCCTTCTGAATACACCAGTTGTAGAAAATCTTGGAAATTACAATGGTGATATTCCTAATCAGGCAGAAGGTGTTCAAATAGTTCAGGCTAATGGAAAATGGTATATTGTGGTAGTAGGTGGTGGAAACGGGCTGCCGAATTCAAGTCCCAGAGTTGTGGTAATAGACTTTGGTAGTTCAATGGGAAGTGTTTCTCAGATATCACATAACTGGGGGAATTTAGGACTGTTGGATCAGCCTATTGATTTGCACGTATTTAATGAAGGTAATAACTGGTATGGATTTACAGTAAATGCCTTAAACAATACCATCACACGATTTGATTTTTCCAACAACTTTGATGTAGCGCCTACAGCTATTAATCTTGGCGACTTTGGTTTACTCAACTATCCTGATGGCATTTATGCTGTAAATGATAATAACTTTTGGAGAGTGTTTATCACTAATGGATTAGGTAATACGATAACTCGTTTGGATTTTGGCAGTTCCCTGCTAAATACCCCTGTACCGGTAGATCTGGGTAATCCAGGCAATACGCTTATTACCCCGAGGGATATGCTTGTCGTAAAATTTTGTGACAGTTACACAGGGTTTATTGTAAATGCCAATACAGACGAGATAATAAAGCTGGATTTCGGATCAGGTTTTGACCAAATCCCGACCGCGAAATCACTAGGTAATATTGCCAATTTTGACAAGCCGCATTCTTTATCTAAACTCTTTCGCGTTAATCAGGATATTTATAGCTTTATTACAAATGCGGATAATAATGCGATTACACGTCTAAAATTTTCAGGGTGTACAAATTCCAACACGCCCAATTCCGCAGATTCCTTACCGCCACCTGTTACTTACAACGCTCCAGGTATTTACAATATCAATCTTATGGTAGACGAAGGGCTGCCAACACAAACTTCATTGTGTAAAAGCATTACTGTTGTACCATCCCCCGCAAAGTCACCAATCTTTGATACTGCTTTTTGCAGTAGTGATAGCATAGTTTTGTCAACAACTTTTCCTGCTCCCTATACATGGAATACGGCAGTACAAAACGACAGTATAACTATAAAACAGGCAGGTATTTATTGGGTAGAAACAAATTATTATGGTTGTGTAGTCCGGGATAGTATCAATGTCATAAATGCGGTGTCACCCGCTGTAAATCTTGGTGCAGATACTGCAATTTGTCGTCTTGACAGTTTATTGATCAATGCCGGAAATGCGGGTGCAAGTTTTCTCTGGAATACCGGAAGCGCCAGTCAGTCGATCCTGGCAGATAGTGCCGGCACTTACATTGTGCATGTAAAAAATTCCGGCGGTTGCACCAGTTCAGACACACTGGTTCTTGCAAATCATGCGGCAATTGCATTGAAGGTAACGAGTGATACAACACTTTGTACCGGCTCATCATTAATGCTGCAGGCAAATGGGAACAATGTTCAGACTTATGCCTGGCTGCCGGACAATACATTAACAGACATATCAATCAGCAATCCTGTTGCTTCACCAAACGATACCACTCGCTATTACGTAAGTGCAACAGACATCTACGGTTGTATAGAAAGCGATTCTGTATTGATCAATGTTGCTGCATTACCATCGGTTGCAGCAATGGCTGATACAGGTATATGTGCCGGAAGTTCAATCATACTCGCAAACAGTGCAACACAAGGTGTAAAATATTTATGGTCTCCGTCCGGCGGGTTATCTTCCGGTGTTGACCCGAGCCCTATTGCCACACCTGCTGCAAACACAACATATACAGTTACTGTAACAACAGGCGCAGGCTGTACAGCGACAGATTCTGTGGTAATAGCGGTGAACCCCTTGCCGGCTGTTACTGCCAGTACCAGCGACACGCTCATATGTGTTGGTAGTACAGCAGTTGTATCAGCTATATCTCCCGGTGTAGTATCATACAACTGGTTTCCACCATCAGATCTTGCAAATCCAATATCGCCTGTTACAGTTGCATCGCCAAAAACTAACACAAACTATGTTGTTGAAGTAACAGATAATAACGGCTGTAAAATAAAAGATTCTGTACAGGTGTCTGTAAAACCGTTACCCGTTTTTGCGGTCACTCCTTCAACGTCCGGGGTGTGCAAAGGAGAATCTGTAACGCTTACGGCTTCAGGCGGGGATGAATATGCATGGTCTCCCACTGCAGGTTTAACCGTGTTTGATAAACCTGTTGTAGTTGCTACACCTGAGGTGTCTACAAAATACCAGGCAATTATTACCGACAATATTTGCAATATGGCTGACACACTTTTTGCAGTGGTGAACATTACTTCGCTTTCAAACATTACAGTTACAAAATCGAATGATATAGATTGCATTATTGGCACAACAAACCTGAGAGCCACAGGCGGTCTTGTATACAACTGGAGCCCCGGAACTTATCTTTCAGATTCTACTATCGCAACGCCGGTTGCAGCTCCATTGCAAACAACAACATATCATGTAAAAGTTAGTAACACTTTGGGTTGTACAGGTAGTGATTCAGTTACGGTAAATGTTTATAAGGGCCGAGTGGAAAACGGCTATAAAATGCCCGGAGCTTTTACGCCCAATGGCGACGGTAATAATGATTGTTTCAATGTGCGGAAATGGGGAACCTTAACAGGTCTTGACTTTAGTGTTTATGACAGGTGGGGTAAACTCATTTTTCATACCAATAATGCTTCAGATTGCTGGGATGGAACCTATAAAGGCCAGTTGCAACCACCGGGTGCTTATGTATACCAGGTAAGGGCCCAGGCACTCTGCGGCACTGTTTACAGGAAAGGAACAGTAGTGCTGATAAGGTAG
- a CDS encoding glycosyltransferase family 2 protein, which produces MGLPEISIILPTYNGAKFLKTSLDSCLAQTFTNFELIIVNDCSTDDTGLIADEYALKDKRIKVIHNQVNKKLPLSLNAGFDIATGAYHTWTSDDNYYAPNALETLYKMLKADESVGFIYTNYTIINNLGNITGKRTFGDINQNFTNFQGCSACFLYKAEIYKLNKGYNASAFLIEDYDFFVRAFLNVKVVYDDRYDLYYYREHEASLTATHGDAVNDVAKIMMERLMPLLEKKLPDAQMALVYRKFAVFNAVQKNNTIKYQLYLKKLWRLSKKQVFITIAYVPVVKFIKTLVISFKGLTATLQLMLTSK; this is translated from the coding sequence ATGGGTTTACCGGAAATCTCTATCATATTACCCACGTATAATGGCGCAAAGTTCTTGAAAACGTCATTGGATAGCTGTTTGGCTCAAACATTTACAAATTTTGAGTTAATAATCGTTAACGATTGTTCTACAGACGACACAGGTTTGATAGCAGATGAATATGCTTTAAAAGACAAGCGAATTAAAGTAATCCATAATCAGGTAAACAAAAAGCTTCCTTTATCACTAAATGCCGGTTTTGATATTGCAACAGGCGCATACCATACCTGGACATCAGACGATAATTATTACGCACCCAATGCATTGGAAACGCTTTATAAAATGCTGAAGGCTGATGAATCTGTTGGATTTATTTACACTAATTACACTATCATAAACAATCTGGGAAATATAACCGGCAAACGCACCTTTGGTGATATCAATCAAAACTTCACCAATTTTCAAGGGTGTAGCGCTTGTTTTTTATATAAGGCAGAAATTTACAAGTTGAACAAAGGCTACAACGCATCAGCTTTTTTAATCGAAGATTATGATTTTTTTGTGCGTGCTTTTTTAAACGTAAAAGTAGTATATGATGACCGTTATGATCTTTATTATTATCGGGAACACGAGGCATCTTTAACTGCTACACATGGAGACGCTGTAAATGACGTTGCTAAAATAATGATGGAGCGCTTAATGCCTTTATTAGAAAAAAAACTGCCCGATGCCCAAATGGCTTTAGTATACAGAAAGTTTGCTGTATTTAATGCTGTACAAAAGAATAACACAATTAAGTACCAACTCTATCTTAAAAAGTTGTGGCGCTTATCTAAAAAGCAGGTTTTTATAACTATTGCATATGTTCCCGTCGTAAAATTTATTAAAACACTTGTCATTAGCTTTAAGGGATTAACTGCCACATTACAATTGATGTTAACTTCAAAATAA